In the Juglans microcarpa x Juglans regia isolate MS1-56 chromosome 6D, Jm3101_v1.0, whole genome shotgun sequence genome, one interval contains:
- the LOC121235208 gene encoding leucine-rich repeat receptor-like serine/threonine-protein kinase RGI4 yields MPVIPWTLFSLLTILSLSLPYYPFVALAVNLQGQALLSWKHSLSGSPEALSNWDPNDATPCGWFGITCNFNKELVGLELRYLDLLGELPSNFSSLLSLNKIVLTGTNLTGLIPKEIGILEGLSYLDLSDNALTGEIPSEICNLVKLQEIHLNSNRLEGSIPARIGSLRSLVQLFLYDNQLGGGIPSTIGNLKQLQVIRAGGNKNLQGPLPQEIGNCTDLVMLGLAETSISGFLPSSLGLLKKLETIAIYTALLSGQIPPELGDCTSLQNIYLYENSLTGSIPNKLGSLVNLQNLLLWQNSLVGTIPSELGNCEQLSVIDISMNSLTGSIPKTFGNLSSLQELQLSENQISGEIPAELGNCTELTHIELDNNQITGTIPSEFGNLRNLTMLFLWKNKLEGAIPSSISNCQNLQAVDLSQNSLTGNIPNGIFELKNLIKLLLLSNNLSGEIPSEIGDCSSLIRFRANKNKLTGAVPPQIGNLLNLNFLDLGSNRLSGNIPQEISSCQNLTYLDLHSNSIAGNLPNSLSQLLSLQFIDFSDNSIEGTLSPSLGSLSSLTKLVLGQNRLSGTIPTQLGSLAKLQLLDLSGNELSGNIPASLGKIPALEIAMNLSWNQLSGEIPAEFADLDKLGILDLSHNRLSGDLRYLADLQNLVVLNISDNNFSGHVPDTSFFAKLPLSVLSGNPKLCFSANQCAAVDKSRDSTRRRAEAARVAMIVLLCAACVLLLAALYIILVGAAKRRGDTGFGAAHECDLEGDGDVEMGLPWEVTPYQKLDLSIVDVAKSLTPGNIIGRGRSGVVYKVTILSGLTIAVKRFRTSEKFSASAFSSEIATLARIRHRNIVRLLGWGANSKTKLLFYDYLPNGNLGALLHEESAAAGLMVVEWETRLKIGLGVAEGLAYLHHDCVPAILHRDVKAHNILLGDRYEACLADFGLARLVEDDANSFSANPQFAGSYGYMAPEYGCMLKITEKSDVYSFGVVLLEIITGKKPVDPSFAEGEHVIQWVRGHLKSKKDPVEILDPKLQGHPDTQIQEMLQTLGISLLCTSNRAEDRPTMKDVAALLREIQHEPTVGAEAIKPNSNSLTKTETTSFSSSTSVTPAQLSLLRGSSHCSFAYSSSSAGYLSRNQ; encoded by the exons ATGCCTGTAATTCCATGGACCCTTTTTTCCTTGCTCACAATCCTTTCCCTTTCACTTCCCTACTACCCTTTTGTAGCTTTGGCTGTTAACCTACAAGGCCAAGCTCTTCTTTCATGGAAGCACAGCTTGAGTGGATCGCCTGAGGCCTTGAGCAATTGGGACCCAAATGATGCAACTCCGTGTGGGTGGTTTGGCATCACTTGCAACTTCAACAAGGAACTTGTGGGATTGGAGTTGAGGTACTTGGATTTGTTGGGTGAACTTCCTTCAAACTTCAGTTCCTTGTTGTCCTTGAACAAGATTGTTCTCACCGGAACAAACCTCACCGGTTTGATACCGAAAGAGATTGGCATCCTTGAGGGATTGAGCTACTTGGACTTGAGTGACAATGCCTTGACAGGTGAAATCCCAAGTGAGATTTGTAACTTGGTCAAGCTCCAAGAAATCCACCTCAATTCCAACCGGCTAGAGGGATCGATTCCGGCCCGAATTGGCAGCCTCAGGAGCTTGGTACAACTATTTCTCTATGACAACCAGCTCGGAGGTGGAATTCCCAGTACCATAGGCAACCTGAAGCAGCTTCAAGTAATCAGAGCTGGCGGGAATAAGAACCTTCAAGGCCCTCTACCCCAAGAAATCGGGAACTGCACTGATTTGGTAATGTTGGGCCTGGCCGAAACAAGCATATCGGGGTTCCTCCCATCAAGTCTCGGCCTCCTCAAGAAGCTCGAAACGATCGCAATCTACACTGCCCTTCTCTCCGGCCAAATTCCCCCTGAACTCGGCGACTGCACCTCTCTCCAGAACATCTACTTATACGAGAATTCCCTCACCGGCTCAATCCCGAACAAGCTCGGAAGCCTAGTAAATCTCCAAAACCTTCTGCTTTGGCAGAACAGCTTGGTTGGCACTATTCCATCGGAGCTGGGTAATTGCGAACAGTTGTCGGTTATCGATATCTCGATGAACTCGTTGACCGGAAGCATTCCGAAGACTTTCGGAAATTTATCATCGTTGCAGGAACTCCAACTAAGCGAGAACCAAATATCGGGAGAAATCCCAGCTGAGCTCGGAAACTGTACGGAACTCACACATATCGAGCTCGACAACAATCAGATAACTGGTACGATTCCGTCCGAATTCGGGAACCTTCGGAATCTGACAATGCTTTTCTTGTGGAAAAACAAGCTGGAGGGAGCTATACCGTCTTCGATTTCCAACTGTCAGAATCTCCAGGCCGTGGATTTGTCTCAAAACAGCTTGACGGGGAACATTCCGAATGGGATCTTCGAGCTCAAGAACCTGATCAAGCTTTTGCTTCTCTCGAATAATTTATCAGGCGAAATTCCTTCCGAGATCGGCGACTGCTCATCGCTGATTCGGTTCCGAGCGAACAAGAACAAGCTGACTGGGGCTGTCCCGCCGCAGATAGGGAACTTGCTAAATCTCAATTTTTTGGATCTCGGGTCGAATCGGCTCTCTGGAAACATACCCCAGGAGATCTCCAGCTGCCAGAATCTTACGTATCTTGACCTGCATTCCAATTCGATCGCTGGGAATCTGCCGAATAGCTTGAGCCAGCTTTTGTCGTTGCAGTTCATTGATTTCTCAGACAACTCGATTGAAGGGACGCTGAGCCCGAGTCTTGGATCGCTCAGTTCGCTCACCAAACTCGTTCTCGGGCAGAATCGGCTCTCCGGAACGATCCCGACTCAACTTGGTTCGCTTGCGAAGTTACAGTTACTGGACCTGAGTGGAAACGAACTGTCAGGGAATATCCCGGCTAGTTTGGGCAAGATCCCGGCGCTAGAGATTGCCATGAATTTGAGCTGGAACCAACTCTCCGGTGAGATTCCAGCTGAGTTCGCAGACTTGGACAAGCTGGGGATCTTAGATCTCTCTCACAACCGGCTGTCTGGTGACCTCCGCTATCTTGCGGATCTTCAGAATCTGGTGGTCCTCAATATATCGGACAACAACTTCTCGGGACACGTGCCGGACACCTCTTTCTTCGCGAAGCTACCGTTGAGCGTCCTCTCCGGAAATCCCAAGCTGTGCTTCTCAGCCAACCAGTGCGCCGCCGTCGACAAGAGCCGCGATTCCACCCGAAGACGCGCAGAGGCGGCGCGTGTGGCAATGATCGTGCTACTGTGTGCCGCATGCGTGCTGCTCCTGGCAGCGCTTTACATCATCCTCGTGGGAGCAGCGAAGAGACGCGGGGACACAGGATTTGGTGCGGCCCACGAGTGCGACCTCGAAGGCGACGGCGACGTGGAGATGGGCCTGCCATGGGAGGTGACACCGTACCAGAAACTAGACCTGTCGATTGTTGACGTGGCCAAATCCCTGACACCTGGCAACATAATCGGCCGCGGACGATCCGGTGTCGTTTACAAGGTAACTATCCTATCGGGTTTAACCATCGCCGTCAAAAGGTTCCGAACATCCGAAAAGTTCTCGGCGTCGGCATTTTCGTCGGAGATTGCCACTTTGGCAAGAATCCGACACCGAAACATAGTCCGATTATTGGGATGGGGTGCCAACAGCAAAACCAAGTTGCTTTTCTACGATTATCTACCCAACGGTAACTTAGGTGCACTGTTACACGAGGAGAGCGCAGCGGCAGGATTAATGGTGGTGGAATGGGAGACTCGACTCAAGATAGGATTAGGGGTTGCAGAAGGGCTGGCCTATTTGCACCACGATTGCGTGCCGGCAATCTTGCACCGGGACGTGAAGGCGCACAACATTTTGCTGGGGGATCGGTACGAGGCTTGTTTAGCAGATTTCGGACTGGCAAGATTGGTGGAAGACGATGCCAATTCCTTCTCGGCTAACCCGCAATTCGCCGGCTCCTACGGCTACATGGCTCCTG AATATGGTTGCATGCTGAAAATCACTGAAAAGAGTGATGTGTATAGTTTTGGAGTGGTTCTCTTAGAGATCATAACTGGGAAGAAACCAGTAGATCCATCATTTGCTGAGGGAGAGCATGTTATTCAATGGGTTAGAGGTCATCTAAAGAGCAAGAAGGACCCAGTTGAGATCCTAGATCCCAAGCTTCAAGGCCATCCAGACACACAAATACAAGAGATGCTGCAAACGTTAGGAATATCCTTGCTTTGTACAAGCAATCGTGCTGAAGACCGCCCCACAATGAAAGATGTGGCAGCTTTATTAAGAGAGATTCAACACGAGCCCACCGTGGGAGCCGAGGCCATCAAGCCAAATAGCAACTCATTGACAAAGACTGAAACAACATCGTTTTCATCATCGACCTCAGTCACACCGGCTCAATTGTCGCTCCTCCGAGGGTCCTCTCATTGTTCATTCGCCTACTCATCTTCCTCAGCTGGTTATTTATCGAGAAATCAGTAA